The genomic DNA CCGGTAGTATCGAGTACCAGTTCGGCTGTATTGCGTATCGGCTCCAAAAGCTTCTGTTCCCGTTCCAAGGCCTGTTCCAATCCGAGGGATTGGCTTTCAAGCGGATGCGGTCTGCGCGTAGTAGCGTAACGCCGGACTAATTCCTCCCGCTTCGCTTCCAGAAACATGATCTGGGGAGTGATTCCCATTTCCGCCAGTTCATTGAAAGAAACGTCCCACCCTTCCAGAAATTCATTCTGGCGCATATCCATGCCAAGAGCCAGACCGCGGTATTTTGAATCCTGCTTCAATATGAGTTCGGCAATCTTCGAGGCCATTCCGGAAGGCAAACCGTCAATACAGAAAAAGCCCAGATCCTCAAAAACCTTGAGAGCTGTGCTTTTTCCTGAGCCGGAAATTCCGGTCACAACAACGACTGGAAAGGTGTTGCAGGGAGTCAAGAACGTATTCCTACATGATTAAACATCTTTTAACAGTTCCCACAGCGCATCATGGGTATCGGCCTGCAAAAAAGCTGACCGAAAAGCTTCATCTTTCAAAATTCTGGAAACCTGAGCTAAAATACGTAGATGCATTCCAGCGACCTGCTCAGGAGCGAGAACAAGGAAAAAAATTGAGCAAGGTTTATTATCGAGCGCCTCGAACTCAATACCCGAAGAGCTGCGGCCGACAACCAGAATAACCTTATCCAGATTTTCCAGTTTGCCATGAGGAATGGCGATGCCGTCCCCGATACCGGTCGTTCCGAGTTTCTCACGATCAAGAAGGACACGGACCGCCTGGTCCGTGTCCATTTCAGGATATTTTTCGCCCAAAGGGGCAACAAGTTCTTTCAAAACCTCTGATTTATTCTCAGAAGTCAGGGAAGGAAGGACAAGTTCCTTCTCCAGATAATCTCCAAGTTTCATGCTCAGTATCCAGGGTCAATAAGGCCGTAATCGCCGTTTTTCCGCTTGTAAATTACATTAACACCCTCGGTTTCCGAATTGAGAAACACAAGGAAATCATTTTCCAGAGAGTTAAGCTGCAATGCCGCTTCATCGACGGACATGGGCTTGGGTTCATATGAATCAGTCCCTACAATGGTCGGACCGGATTCTCCCGCAAGATCTTCATAGGAAAGAAAGTTCATCTGAACCTTGTTCCCACGAGCCTTACGACTGCGATTCTTCATTTTTTCACGCATCTTGCGTAACTGGGCCTCAAGTTTATCGAGCACCATGTCAATGGTGGAATACATGTCTTCGGAGTCTTCATAGGCAGATATATGAATACTGTCCGCGTTCAGGATGACATCCGCTTTGTGCCGAAACTTGTCGACCAGCAGGTTGACCTGCAAATCGGCTTCGGAATCGGAAACGAACTTGGCTACCTTTTCAAAACGCTTCTGCGCGTACCCCTTGAGATGATCGGACGGCTCAAAGTTCTTGAAAGTGAAGCTGATGTTCATACGCTACCTCCTGGTTATGGGTGCAGACTTAAATAACCTAAAAATACTGCTTGCGCTTGGAAGATGAAGCAATGCCCATGGCTGAACGATATTTGGCAACTGTGCGCCGAGCGATATTCACATCAAGTTTTTCCTTGAGGATTTCGCCTATCTTTTCGTCGCTGAGCGGCTTCTTGGTATCTTCCCCGGCGATCATCTGTTTAATGAGCGCCTTGACGCTTTCCGATCCAACCTGAGAACCGTCATTCAGATCCAGCGCACTGTTGAAGAAAAACTTCAACTCGAAAATCCCGTGCGGCGTGGAGACATACTTGTTTGTCGTAATACGGCTCACAGTGGATTCATGCATTTCGATATCTTCGGCAACCTCCTTGAGAATCAAAGGCTTGAGTTTGGTGACGCCTTCTTCGAAAAAGCTTCGTTGAAAACGGACAATACTCTCAACTACCTTATACAATGTTCTCTGACGCTGGTACAGGCTTTTCATCAACCATGCGGCAGAACGCATCTTTTCCTGAAAATATTCTTTCTCTTTTTCCCGGGCCCCTTTCATTGTGTCCATATAGTAGGAGTTCATCTGCAAACGGGGCAATCCATCTTCATTCAAAATAATAACGAACTCGTCACCGTACTTGTAAACAAAAACGTCCGGGCTGACGTAATGAGGCTCGTTGCTGGCGAAATTGGCACCAGGCATGGGATCAAGCGTCTGCATAATATCAAGATAATCCTTGAGTTCTTCCATGGATATCTTGAACTTGCGAGCCAACGGCTTATATCGGTTTTTCTCCAGGTCCTCCAGATGATCACGAACAAGAGAAACCAGAACCGGATCATCATATTCGAGAACGTCCAGTTGGACGAGCAGGCACTCTTGCGGCGTACGGGCAGCAACGCCGACCGGATCAAGACGTTGAATGCGCTTGATGACAGACTCGACCTCTTCTTCGGTTGCCTGCACCATGCCAATGATTTCTTCACTCGTTGCCTGAAGATAACCGTTATTATCGACATTGCCGATAATAATTTCGCCTATGGCGATATCATGTTCGGAGAAATTGGAAAGGCGCATCTGCCAGTTGAGATGTCCTTCAAGAGAAGGCTTGGAAGCCAAGCGGGCTTCAAAAGACAATCCTTCTTCCGGAACTTCAGAATCACGGGCCGAAGCCTGCTTGGAAGTACTGGAAAATTCACCCAGATAGTTTTCCCAATCGGCAGTACGAACCAACTCCTCCTCGGCCTGCGATTCGGTCAACTCTTCCTTTTCACGGATTTCTGTTTCCGTTTCGCTCTCATCGAGAAACGGATTTTCCATGAGTTCCTGCTGAACAGTCTCAAGAAGCTCCAACCGGGAAAGTTGCAGCAGCTTGATGGCCTGCTGCAACTGGGGCGTCATAACCAGTTGCTGAGAGAGCTTAAGTTGCTGTCTGAGTTCCAATCCCATATATTCGAGCCTCAAAGGCTAAAAGACAATTTGCTTTCAGGTGGCGGTTATTTTTTTCGCCACTTCCATTACTTCTTGGTTCTGATTATTACACAGCCAACACAACGAAGCAACACTTTACTTGTAACACATCGAGACCGTTGGATTATTGCCCACGATCTGCATACATGAAAAAAGTGTACCAATGATTCTGCGATCTGTAAATCGCCAATAAGGGAATGACTCGAAAAAAGGATTACAGGCTGAAATCTTCACCAAGATAGATTTGACGGGCACGGCTGTCCTGAACGATATCCTCAGGGGTGCCCTCCAAGATGACAGAACCTTCATAGACAAGGTATGCCCTGTCGCAAATATTCAATGTTTCCCGAACATTGTGGTCGGATATGAGAATGCCGATCCCCATGCTCTTCAGTACGGAAATGATCTCCTGAATATCAATAACCGCGATCGGGTCAATGCCGGCAAAAGGCTCATCAAGCAATATGAACTGCGGGTCCATGATAAGGGCCCGTGCGATCTCAAGCCGACGTCTTTCACCGCCGGACAGAAACATTGCGGCCTGGTCCGCAAGTTTCGTGATGGTGAACATTTCCATCAACTCTTCAGCCCTTTTCTTCTGGGCTGCGGAGTTCATGGAAGTCTGTTCGAGAATAATCTCAAGATTTTGTCGAACAGACAGTTTTTTGAAAATGGAGCTTTCCTGCGGCAGATAACTGACTCCCATACGGGCACGTTCATGCAGAGGCTTGTCAGTCAATGAGGTGCCGTTGAGAACAACACTCCCCGTATTGGGCTTGACTATGCCGACAAGCATATAAAAAGTGGTGGTTTTTCCTGCTCCGTTAGGGCCGAGAAGTCCAACAACCTCTTTGGGATTCAATTCAAGATTGATCCCATGTACGACCTCTTTCTGGCCGTACCGTTTGGACAGATTTGCAGCAACCAGTCCTTCGCTCATTACTGCCTCTTCATGTTTTCAGGGGTCATGAATACCGCCTTGACCCGTTTGCCCTTACCACCCACAACTTCACTCCGGTTCTCGCGTACATGAAATTTGATAACCTCACCCGTCAAGCTGTTCGGGCCATCCTGAAGGAGCGGATTATTTTCCATTTTCAGCAACTGTTTGCCGACCAGATACGTTAGTTTGCCGCATGTGCCTTCTGTCGTACCTTTCTTTACGCGGACATTTCCTTCGGCAACGATTCTATCCACACTGTCGGCAGAAAATTGCTTATTGGATTTTGAAGCAAAGAAGGCAGAAAGCTTTTCCGACCACAACGTCAACTCACCGTGTTCTGCCACAACGTTTCCGACAAAAGAGACGACCTTGCCGGTTTCATCATACGTCATGCGATCCGATGAAATCTTGACTGGCATTCTGCTTGGGTCAACGCCGACCCTGATCGGATCCGGTTGCGGAGTTGCCGCCACGGGAGCCTTCACTTCTCCTTCGCCTTTAACGGTCGCCGGGGCAGGCTTGGTCTTGACTGGTGCGGAAGGAGTGTCCTTTTTCTTTGCCACCTCTTCAACAGTGCTCACGTATTTAACGTTGACATAACCGATAGCGCGTTTTTCAGAACGAACAGTTTCATTCAGATTGAAAACAGCTCCCCATCCGTCCTGAATGAAATCCATCTTGACCCGCTGCCCTTTTGCCAAAGTGACGACATGTTCACTTTTCGGAGTTCTTTTCTCCCGGACATTCAGATTGCTTTTGGCCTCAACAATCTTACCCCAGTCTTGAGCCTGAGCAAAAGCCGTAGTCGCAAACAGGCACAGTACGACGAAACACACGCTGAAAAGTCTTTTTGTCATGGGCATACTCATTACCTAATTATTTAAGTGGGTTGTTTTCCAACCCCTGAGGGGCCAGCAAGGCTTCAACTCCACCGGCTGCAACCATTTCCCTGCTGAGCAGATCAATTTCAACCGCAACGGCAGTCAGGGTCATATCCGGCCTTCTCACCGTCACTCCGCCTTTGAGGTATACCTTGCTGATCGCACCGACATAATCCAGATGCTGTGCATCCAATGCCAGATCACCAAATCGGCCGGTCACATTGTCATAAAGGGTAAGGTTGTCATTCGTCTGATCGACCTCTCCACGTTCGGCTTTGACATACACTTCCTGGCGGTCATCGCCAAAAAAGGCCGTCAGCTGAGGACGCTCAACTCCAACCAACTTTTTTTCCTGATTATACTTGGCTGAGGTAGCCAGCAATTTCCACGTCATTGCCCCCTGCTTCCCCTGCACGAGTTCAATATCCTCGGCAGTGACATCAGCTTCATCGAGCAATTGTTTACGAGTTTTTTCGGAAAGAGTTTTATCAGCGACAGGCTCAATGACGGAGTCGGAAAAAAAGACCGCCTTGACCGCGATGCCAAGTGCGATTCCAACGACGAATATAATGATCAGAGGCAAACGCCTTTTCATTTATCCAGCCCATTCTTTCATGGCTTCATCCAGCAGGCCCCGAGCCTTGAGAATAAACCCAATCGCTTCACGCACTGCTCCCTCGCCGCCGGAACGGGTAGAAACCCAATCTGCGATTTCGACAACTTCCGGCTGTCCATTAGGTACAGCCAAAGCCATTCCGGCACTTCGCATGGGAGCAATATCAATCCAATCATCCCCCATGAAGGCTGCTTCAGACAACTCAACGCCGACTTTTTCGCATATTTCCTTCAAGAGAGGAACTTTTTTGTGCTTGCCCGCATAGTAATGCTTGATGCCCAGTTCGTTGACACGGTTGGCCACAGGCTTTTGATCGAGTCCTGAAATAACACCGATTTCCAGACCGACCGCCTGTGCAAGCTTGATTCCCAAGCCGTCCTGAACATTGAACCGCTTCATGGCAAGGCCATTGTCGCCATAATACAGTCCACCGTCAGTCAAAACCCCGTCTACGTCCAGTACAAGCAGCTTGATGTTTTTCGCGAGCTCCAATGCGCGATCACTCATTACCAAGCTCCCAGATTGCCTTAAGACGCTTCAAAAGCGCTTTTACCTTATCAAGAGGGATGCTGTTGGGACCATCACACAGAGCCTTGTCCGGATCGGGATGCGTTTCCATGAACACACCACTGGCCCCGGCTGCGACGGCAGCTGCGGCGAGTACGGGCACGTATTCACGCTGGCCGCCGGAAGCGCCGCCGAGTCCACCGGGAATCTGAACCGAATGCGTGGCATCAAAGACCACGGGCACATCGAATTTCTTCATTTCCGGGATGGATCGCATGTCTACAACCAGATTGTTGTAGCCGTACGTAGAGCCGCGCTCAGTCAGCCAAACCTGATCGTTGCCGGAAGCACGAACCTTTTCAACCGCATTTTTCATATCCCAAGGGGCCAGAAATTGTCCCTTCTTGATATTGATGACACGGCCGGTCCGTGCAGCAGCGACAAGCAAATCCGTCTGACGGCAAAGAAATGCCGGGATTTGCAGCACGTCAGCGACTTCAGCCACAACAGCAGCCTGTTCGGGATGATGAATGTCAGTGACGACCGGCAAACCGGTTTCCTTTTTCACCTCGGCCAGTATCTCGAGCCCCTCATCAATTCCGGGACCGCGAAAACTGGTGACTGACGTCCTGTTCGCCTTGTCGAATGAGCTTTTGAAGACAAGGGGGATATCAAGCTCTGCGGCAATTTCAGCCAGAACTCCGGCTGTTTGCAGTGATATATCCCGACTCTCGATAACGCACGGTCCGGCCAAAATGAATGGGCCGGACCGGCTGGATGAGTAAAGTTCGCTTGCAGCCAACTACTTTTCCTTTTCGTTTTTCGCGGCCTTGATGAAGTCCCTGAAAAGCGGATGGGGATTCATGGGCTGAGACTTGAATTCGGGATGGAACTGGCAACCGAGGAACCACGGATGATCGGCCAACTCGACGATCTCCATCAGGGATTCATCAGGAGCAGTACC from uncultured Pseudodesulfovibrio sp. includes the following:
- the rpoN gene encoding RNA polymerase factor sigma-54, producing MGLELRQQLKLSQQLVMTPQLQQAIKLLQLSRLELLETVQQELMENPFLDESETETEIREKEELTESQAEEELVRTADWENYLGEFSSTSKQASARDSEVPEEGLSFEARLASKPSLEGHLNWQMRLSNFSEHDIAIGEIIIGNVDNNGYLQATSEEIIGMVQATEEEVESVIKRIQRLDPVGVAARTPQECLLVQLDVLEYDDPVLVSLVRDHLEDLEKNRYKPLARKFKISMEELKDYLDIMQTLDPMPGANFASNEPHYVSPDVFVYKYGDEFVIILNEDGLPRLQMNSYYMDTMKGAREKEKEYFQEKMRSAAWLMKSLYQRQRTLYKVVESIVRFQRSFFEEGVTKLKPLILKEVAEDIEMHESTVSRITTNKYVSTPHGIFELKFFFNSALDLNDGSQVGSESVKALIKQMIAGEDTKKPLSDEKIGEILKEKLDVNIARRTVAKYRSAMGIASSSKRKQYF
- the lptC gene encoding LPS export ABC transporter periplasmic protein LptC, with product MPLIIIFVVGIALGIAVKAVFFSDSVIEPVADKTLSEKTRKQLLDEADVTAEDIELVQGKQGAMTWKLLATSAKYNQEKKLVGVERPQLTAFFGDDRQEVYVKAERGEVDQTNDNLTLYDNVTGRFGDLALDAQHLDYVGAISKVYLKGGVTVRRPDMTLTAVAVEIDLLSREMVAAGGVEALLAPQGLENNPLK
- a CDS encoding HAD hydrolase family protein, with the translated sequence MSDRALELAKNIKLLVLDVDGVLTDGGLYYGDNGLAMKRFNVQDGLGIKLAQAVGLEIGVISGLDQKPVANRVNELGIKHYYAGKHKKVPLLKEICEKVGVELSEAAFMGDDWIDIAPMRSAGMALAVPNGQPEVVEIADWVSTRSGGEGAVREAIGFILKARGLLDEAMKEWAG
- the rapZ gene encoding RNase adapter RapZ; the encoded protein is MTPCNTFPVVVVTGISGSGKSTALKVFEDLGFFCIDGLPSGMASKIAELILKQDSKYRGLALGMDMRQNEFLEGWDVSFNELAEMGITPQIMFLEAKREELVRRYATTRRPHPLESQSLGLEQALEREQKLLEPIRNTAELVLDTTGYSVHDLRRVIQTKWSVIEELGRGMRVHIVTFGFKYGVPSEADLVFDLRFLPNPYFEKELRPLSGMDEAISEYVLGSEVGKKFNERFLDFLTYMLPLYAEEGRYRITIAIGCTGGRHRSVSVAESVLATLLKKRYAVTIEHRHMELG
- a CDS encoding LptA/OstA family protein, producing MDFIQDGWGAVFNLNETVRSEKRAIGYVNVKYVSTVEEVAKKKDTPSAPVKTKPAPATVKGEGEVKAPVAATPQPDPIRVGVDPSRMPVKISSDRMTYDETGKVVSFVGNVVAEHGELTLWSEKLSAFFASKSNKQFSADSVDRIVAEGNVRVKKGTTEGTCGKLTYLVGKQLLKMENNPLLQDGPNSLTGEVIKFHVRENRSEVVGGKGKRVKAVFMTPENMKRQ
- the raiA gene encoding ribosome-associated translation inhibitor RaiA; protein product: MNISFTFKNFEPSDHLKGYAQKRFEKVAKFVSDSEADLQVNLLVDKFRHKADVILNADSIHISAYEDSEDMYSTIDMVLDKLEAQLRKMREKMKNRSRKARGNKVQMNFLSYEDLAGESGPTIVGTDSYEPKPMSVDEAALQLNSLENDFLVFLNSETEGVNVIYKRKNGDYGLIDPGY
- the lptB gene encoding LPS export ABC transporter ATP-binding protein, which produces MSEGLVAANLSKRYGQKEVVHGINLELNPKEVVGLLGPNGAGKTTTFYMLVGIVKPNTGSVVLNGTSLTDKPLHERARMGVSYLPQESSIFKKLSVRQNLEIILEQTSMNSAAQKKRAEELMEMFTITKLADQAAMFLSGGERRRLEIARALIMDPQFILLDEPFAGIDPIAVIDIQEIISVLKSMGIGILISDHNVRETLNICDRAYLVYEGSVILEGTPEDIVQDSRARQIYLGEDFSL
- the kdsA gene encoding 3-deoxy-8-phosphooctulonate synthase; amino-acid sequence: MAASELYSSSRSGPFILAGPCVIESRDISLQTAGVLAEIAAELDIPLVFKSSFDKANRTSVTSFRGPGIDEGLEILAEVKKETGLPVVTDIHHPEQAAVVAEVADVLQIPAFLCRQTDLLVAAARTGRVINIKKGQFLAPWDMKNAVEKVRASGNDQVWLTERGSTYGYNNLVVDMRSIPEMKKFDVPVVFDATHSVQIPGGLGGASGGQREYVPVLAAAAVAAGASGVFMETHPDPDKALCDGPNSIPLDKVKALLKRLKAIWELGNE
- a CDS encoding PTS sugar transporter subunit IIA; translation: MKLGDYLEKELVLPSLTSENKSEVLKELVAPLGEKYPEMDTDQAVRVLLDREKLGTTGIGDGIAIPHGKLENLDKVILVVGRSSSGIEFEALDNKPCSIFFLVLAPEQVAGMHLRILAQVSRILKDEAFRSAFLQADTHDALWELLKDV